Part of the Penicillium digitatum chromosome 4, complete sequence genome is shown below.
AGTATAGGATACCGCCCCTCTATACCAGTGACATCTACAACTTCATTTGTAGATCATCTAGATACACTTTCATAAGAGTATTTCtttatgtacggagtattggTCGTCCTATACATtgttgaaaccatagatTTCTGTCAATATGTGAACCCGGTGCAAATGGATGTTCCTGATTCAAGAATTCCCTGTCTGTAAGAATTTTACGGAGTTCTCCATAATAGTTGAACTGGATTACTTTGATCCATGGTCGGGCGCCTCGTAACTCGTACCTTGTAGAAGATACGCATACAGATTCACACGTTGGGATGGAATACACAATCCAAGTCATCTTCCCTGCATTTAAAACGGATTGCTACCTCGCTGCCCTAGGCTATACCCAGGTAATCAGAACTTACTGGTAGTACAGAGCCTTTCCAAATGGGTGGCAACTACCCGAAGGTGAATGCTCGGATGCTACCGCATTGTCCGAACAGGTCGACATGGCCTTTCTTTTCTGCTTGGCGGAACCTTAGAAATAGATCTAGATAAAACACCCCaatcctcttttttttaaaaaaacaaaggACTCCCTAGGTCATGCAGACTGAAAGAAAATGACTTGAAAGATCAACGTAAAGGGAAACGCAAGAGCagttcaacatcatcatgcGGTCATGGCGTGATATCAAACTGATGAAGCAACGAGGAAATAAAAATTTACGAGAAACTTAAAACGagaaacaaaaacaaaaccaacAAATGAAAAAGGGGTCCATAGATTATGCATGTATGTACGAAGTATGAAAGGGCCTAAGCACCTAGGTCGTCCGTAGACCCAAATCCAGCTGGCCTCGTGGATCTCTCACTCTCAGTACCGTTTGTACTTCTAAGACAGTCGTCAGCTACAGCCACACATACCAAAACAGGGCTTGTCGGAAACCACTTACATCTTCCATCTTGCGCCGATTGCTCGGGTCAAGCGTGTTCCCCGCACCAAGCAGAGTCTGTCCCACGGCCTTGGATACCCCGATAGCGGGTCGGAGAATAATCGTGGGCGCGCGCTTCCAGACTGCTTTTGCGGCTGCCTTTGCGCTCCCACTATCGACCACCTCCCCGGGTACGGCCACGATCGCGTCCCGAGCTAAGAGCAGATCGCGTTCGAGACCACTAAATGCCCCACGCAGTCCCTGTACTACTCCAACCGGCTGGTCAGCGTACAGTGAGATATTCTtggcttcatcttcgtcttcgtcgagGCAATCGTCGTCGAACGCTGGTGCGCTGGGGGTAGTCAGCATGTCCTCCGCACCTTGGAGGACGGTCTGTGTGCCGATTGCAAGTTTTGCGCCGAGTTTGACCAGCTCGTTGGACGTGGTCTTGGCGAAGGCTAGAGCGCCCTTTTGAATGCTGCGCACGATTCGGCCGTCCTTTTTGTATTCACGCATTGGAATGACGACCAGGTCGCGCACGCCGCTGCCGACGTTGACTAGGGAGCGAATCGGTGCGAGACCGGCGAGCACACCGGGTAGTTGGTTCTGTTTCACATCTGGCATCCAGATGTCGTTGAGAGTTTGGCCCATTCGGTCGAAGCCGGATACTCCGTAGATGATCACATGTCGTAGCACCATGTCAGCGCCATCCAGTACGAAAAAGTTCATGAACTCGGTTGTGCGGCCGGACCGGAGTCCTGCGTAGTCGACCCGCTTAGGCTTAAAGTCTAATTTGACCTGCACGGCGTTTATTTCTACTCGCTGCAAGAATGGAACATCGCCCGGGGTATCAGATCGTTCGGCGGTCTCGTCTCTAAACTCGAAGAACCGACTCATGAAGTCAAGAGCATCTTGGTCAACATGCAACCGGAGAGGCAGAACAGTGGCCTAGAAGACAAGTTAGAAACTGGTCTGGGTAGTTGGTGACTTGGGTAACAAACCTTTAGAATTATCTCAGAAGCAGCCAAGTCAGGCACAGGCTTTACAGTCAGAATTTCAAGATGAACCATGCTCGTCCCGCTCTCCTTTTCTCCAGCCTCACGCATGTATGTTGCGAACTTCTTCCATGTGGATGTCGGAACATGATCATAGATTTCTAGATCCTGGACCCGCACATCCAACGAGCTCTGGGTCTCTTCTGTGCCCGGTGGGAAGATAATCAGATCGGCAGAGACACCCTTCAACTCAAACGTCATTTTGTGATGTTTGCTCCGATGCAAGCGTAATTTCTTCTCCCTCTTAGATGTTGGCCGGCCCTGGCGAGTTCCAGCCCCAGTCACAGTAATGGTAGTTGCGTAGCTGCCGGTCTCGCTGGCAAAATCATCGATATCATGGTTGATTTCACGGTGGAGTTCCCGTGGATCCTTGTTGGCTGGAATACCGATGTAAAtggaattgaagagaaaatcGCCAATGACAGActcctcttcatcttctgccGAAGGTGAAATGCGTGAGCCCCTTGAACGGCGTTCTGTGGCCTTGGTTTCCACATCCTTGACAGCTTTGGATATTGCGTCACGAGTGCGCTGCCAGTCATATCCATCAAAGAGATTCCAGATGAAATGCACGTCTCGCACACGCACACGCAAAGGACTACGCTCGAGCTTCGTGTCATCGGTGACTCCGTAAGTGTTCTGGGTAGAGTCCCACCGATGAGCGGTTCCACCCACAGCTGACTTCTTTGCGAAATGGTCCTCCTGGAAGTCCAATTCTGTCAGGCTGGAAGAAACTTGGTATTGAGAATGAAAGCTGTCCAGCAGATCGTTGGAGCCCGCTTTCAATTCTTCAATACCCATACCACCAGGGCCGCCCTTCAGGGGATAGAAATCGCTGACGTATTCGAGTTCATCGGTCAGCTGGCCTTCCCTGGATAATCCTCCAGAGATAGTGGCCAGATCGTTATCACTGGGAACGGGATGATCAGCAGCAGCAAATGCGTCCCCGGTGAAAGAGGCAATCATGTCTTGGATGGGCATAACCTCTGTTCGATATTTGATATTGACATTTGGTGGAGCTGGTGGCTGAAGCCCATTCATAATGCTAATGAGCGTCTGAGTTGAATCCGCGCAGGTCTCGAGGATCAACAGATCATCTCTCAACTCGACGTCCAATGATTTTGTCCCATCAATGGCGCTGGTAAGCTTGACGCCAGCAGTCGCCGATGAGATGGAAGAAACAGGAACGTAGCCTTTATCAATATACGCTTGCGCCTGTGTGTCTTGTGGAACGACCGAGCCCCGTTGGTGCAGGTTGTCAGCGCCCTCATGGTACACGTCGTCGATGATCATAAGCGAGGCTTTCCTAACATCCAACCATGCTTCCGCAGCTTCCTCTCCGTGGATACTTCCTTCGAACTTGGCATTAGTGAGGACTGCAAGACCTTTTGCTGGAGAATTGCGAGGGTTCAGGCCAAGGACACAATCTCTGAACACAATTGCCAGTTTGACCGGTTTTGTCGAAGAGCTGGATTCATTCGACGTCGGTCGCCCTGCAATCAAAGGTGATGGCATAGAGTGCTCCGCAAGATTGGCGATAGAGTTGACCATACTGCTGGCCAAATCTCCGCTTATCTTGTCGTCACCCAGTCCAAGGAAGGCCACCACTGATGGTACCGTATACTCAAGAAGAAGGTTGTGTAGTTTGATTTTGTAGGTAGGATCCATCTCATCGGGTATAAAACGAGCCATGAAGACTGGAGGACAGGACCGCTCTGGATCATGAAATTTGTTCGGCGGCCAAAGGGCATGCCCCACCAGCTCTTCGCCATCATTCCAACTGACGGTCATTGTTCCGATTTGGGCCGCAGTGAGGGAAGGCATGGTGATGTGTGCAAATTCAACATCAGTAAGTTGACCTTCAATATCCCCAACTTCTCCGCCAACTTGGACGTGTCCTTGGAAGTCACGAACCAGCATCAAAGTAAGAATGCCAGGGCGGTCATCTTCTGGCAAATACTTGGTGACGTTGGAAAGCCGAGTCAGCTCAACAGCAAGAGACGAGAGAGGCTCTAATCCATTGATTTCCGAAATGGATGTTTCCATGCGCCCCACTGTCACACGCAGAACAGATCCTTGTCGTCGCTGGCGCAACAGTGTGTCTAGCATGATATCATCTTCCACTCCAAATTTGTCCTGGGATGGGGTAATCAATGTCAAAAGACGATCAAGATCGACCTCTTTCGGGGCAAAAAGGAATTCAAGGCGGATGTTGTTCAAGGTATTTTTTGCGGGGGGATCAGATAAAGCGTCATCCATCGAAAGTGGCCCAATCATTTTGGCCTTGTCTATTTGAATGCCAATCCCTTCTGACCTACTGACAATTTTGACGGCGGTCGTGGTAAGTTGAAGAGAATGGGTTTCTCCAGTAACATCTAGCAGGATGGCACCTAGCCTGGCATTGACTTTCCATATGGCTGAAGTGCCCTTGGTCGCGGCAACAGCTGGGACAGGTGTCTCAAAATGGACACCACGGGGGCGCTGTACGGGAAGAGGAGGACCGCCTTTGACTGTTGACACGGATGACATTGAACTTCCAAGTTCGAGAATGGTGCTTAGGCCTCCCATCCAGCCTAGGACCTCTTCCAGGCGCTGTATGTTGATGTTAATGTGAAGAGGCAGCGTGGAGATGTCAACCTTGGCCAGATCAGCGGACTTGGCCAAAGAAATACAAATATCTCCTTGCGAAGGCGATAAAACATCACGCGTGGATTCGCGCATCTTCAATCTTTCATCAAAGAATATGATATCCTCTGATACCAACCCGAATGCAAACTTGGACACACCAAGATTCATCTTGGTAGTTGTACTTTGAGCTGAAAGGTGAGCATCCAAACCAGAGATAGTAAGACGAAGAATCACATTTTCCATGCTGTAGGGGGAAGACAAAGGCGAACAATTAGTGTCGGACGAATATACATGCCCGGAAACACGTTCGATGAATTTTATTGAAAAAGTATGGACGGCAAGATGAACAGGTGGTGTGCGCGTGGACAGGTCCTTTCGTGATTGCTTCTCAGACGGACCTGTTTCAGCCATACCAAGAGCGTGGGCCAACTTTTGTCCGATCTTGATTAAAAGCCAACCAATTGCAAAATCGAAATGCACAGAGACAGAGAAAACTTCAACGGCGATTTCAGGTAGCTCAGTCTCAGCACTTGGTTGAGGCCGTGCCTCAAGGAAGTCTCTTCCGAACCTTGTAGATTTGTAAGCTCTGGAGGCAAAAAGACTTTCTTCGGGTGCATAGTCCCCAAGGCTAGCCATGGATTCATTCAGGTCACTGGCTGCATTCTCTTTTTGTGGCACAGGTGACTGTTCGGTTGATCCTACTTCGGAATCAGGAGGCGAGAGCCATAGCAAAATCCTGTCAACAGACAGTACCGATTTTTTCAATTCATTACTTCGGTGCAACCCATTACATGATGGGGTTGAGGGTCTTTCATTGTGCAATTTTTGAGATGGGACTTGATCCTCAGAACCCTGCTGCTCAGTGATGTTGTCCTCTGATGGGGCTGTGTATTTTGAACTCGTTTCATTTTGAACTTGTGCGGACTGTGCTGGCTCCATAGGTGCGAAGTCATCAAAGGCACTCTGGGAGTTTGAGAAGGCACCGCCAAACGAGCCCCATGCGCCTGGAATATGTGGCATGAAGCTCTCACTCGGATTCTGGCTGATAGCACTCATGTAAAGACTTTGCGCCTCATCGTGGGAGAAAAGCTTCGACTCGTTGAGATCGGTATTTTGGGGTTCTTCTCGTGAACCCGTGCTGTCAGGCCCTGGGCGTGGAGTAGATGTATTTAAATGACGGGGTGATAAACTCAATTGTGATCTTTCGCCAAGTTCAATTTCGTTGCAATCATTGAAACTCTGTGTGGGTGGCGTGACTTCGTTAATTTCAGGGCCGATTGAGCTGTGATTTGTGTCGTAAGTTTGGGACGTATGATAGTTGTCAGAGGGAATTAAGGGTTCGTCAGAGCATTCGACCTCTTGGCTCTGATACAGGCTTTGCGGGCCATAAGAAAAGTGGCTTCTCCATTCACTCCCGGTCTGTCGGTCTTCTTGGGGATGTATAACCGGTGACAGCTCatcatcaaaatcatcaAATTGTTCGTCAATAACCGATTCCAGGTAGCCCGGGTTGTCTTGAAAGGGGTGATCTCCAAACATTTGAGAATCCTCCATGTATCCATCCCTGCAACTACCTGACTCAGACTCGGCGTCTGAAAATCGACCATGGGAAATTTCAGAAGCTTCCAAACTACCTGTCGTGGTACTTGAATGGCCAAAAGCTTGCGGCAGCTGGAAAATAGTTGATTGGGTCATCGCAAGAGGTTCTTCCTGGGAGCGATCCGATGCAGAGGGCGATGACGCTCTGCTTGACGGCTGGCTTCCTTTTGACCGCATAGTTGACGGAGATGCAGGGGCAGCAAACCTAGAGTAGTTTGAAAACACCGATGGGTCCGAAACCAAACCAATATTGAGATCGGCGATAGAGATGAGGCGCTTGTCTTTTCGGAGAGGGAGACCCTCCTCCGGGCCGATAGTTTTCTCggatactccgtacacatcGATTTCCCCGACGCTCAGTAGTCCAGCGACAAGGTCCGGCTTATGTTCCGGTTGCCGTTTTGGCATTCCATCTTGCTTCAACTCCATGTCCACTCGCACAACTGCATCTTTAATCTTGACTTGAAGTCTATCTACAACGCCTTTCAAAAATCCAGCCACAAAGCTCGGCAGTGATAGAGTCTCACTCCCAATGCCGAGATCGGTATCATCATCGGTAGACCAGGCCAACGGGTCGTATTCCAGGACCTGTGACTGTGACAATATTGCGGCTTGCAGTTCTTCCCTTTCCTCCTTTGGTTCGGACTCAAGGAATGACTCGGCAAGACCAGACGGTGTGGGCACCGCTGAATAGTGGTAATTTTTGTCCTTGTTTTTCGCAtgctttccttttttcgCCTCGTCTGACATTAACCGAATGTGTACGTCAATACCGTTTGCCTCGCACAGGATGCCGCTGTTGTGAAAATCGGCAGGAAAAGTGATTCGAAGAAGCTGAACTCGGGCGCTAAGAAGCTCACATGACGAAGGAAGATTAAGCAAAGTCGATAATTTCTATTTCACGATGTAAGAAGTCAGCCTGCACTGCTTCAAAGGACGCATTCGATGATCACGAAAGGCCCTTGCCGCCCGCGGAGAGTCACCGCACCCACTCACCTCTAATTTGAGACCAATGTCCTTCAACTCGACTGTAGAACGTTGTCCCCAACGGACGCCTAGGTTATCCGGATCCAAGGCCTCTGTGTCGACCAGGCCCAGGCGGGATAGGGCGTATTTGAGGAGCCGCTTCTGGAAGAACGATGGCATGAAGTACGACGTCATCGTGACTGGGAGCCGAGACAGGGCTCGTTCATATGCGGACTCGTATCATCGAAAAATCCCAACGAAAGCAATAAAGCAGCCAGCTCCGACGAAGCGGAGTGGATGGAGGAAGGCCGTGAAGGGGGAAATGTTCAACAATGACGTTCCGGGCACCTGATAAAGGCGCGATAAGTGACCCGAGTCAGGCGCCGACGTGCCAACTCATCGATCGACAACAGATTTGACCAATGATCTTCGCATCGACTTATGATAGGTTTCAGATGACTTCAACGGGTTCAAAACTTGGCCTTCAACAGTTGGGCTATAGCAGAAAAAGGGCTTCGCATTCTTACATTTGTCCTTGCCAGGCTATTATGTTTTGACTACCAGTTATAGTGTGATCAACATGACAGAAATTCAATCATCCCCAGCATCGAATTCAGCGAACTCTAACACGATCCACTCGCAGAATTTCTCAAAATCCGCTGCAAAATCCCGCAGACGCTCGGATTTTAGTCCCTTCCCCATTACCCCATTTTGAATGCCAGCTTTCCACTCCGCGGTCGACTCATCCTCATAGCAGCTCCACCGGATGGAGTTCTGAGCCATCATTGATAGGCCGACCAAATCCACATTTTCAAGTCCTTGCAAGACTTGCCAGAAATCATGCGTCAATCCATTCCGTCCGTGGCCAAGAATTGCGGGGTCGTCGTTGCACAGCGAAACGGGGACGCCTCTAGATAAGAGCGCTGGCAAAGGATGGGATTTGATGGAGCTGGCAAGGCGGAGCACTTCGTTCGAAATCGGGCAGCATTCAACAaggatcttcttctctttgaccAAATCAATGAGCAGGGGATGCTTGTATAGCGAAAACGCATGGCCGATTCGTCGGGTGCCAAGAAGGATGGCATCGAATAGATTATGGTCCGTCGCATCACCGTCGCCGAGGCATTCTCCAGCgtggaaaaagaaaggaataTCAACGCCTTCTTCCGCACATTTCTTTCGGAACCAAAAGAGCACCGGGACAATGTCGACTAGCGGCCTCCCGTTATCCTCTTGGCCAACAAGATCAAACCCACTGATCAGATCGGGGAATTCCTGCTTCGTTTCGATGCACTGCTTCATGCTATTGACAATCGCCTCGTTACCAAACCACCGGAGCGTAGTCCAAATAACGCGAGGATCGTAGAAGTCTTTTCCTTTGTCCGTTTGTTTGAAGTGGGCCACAACATCTTCTATTACGCGACACCACTCAAAGTAGTCTACTTCGGGTTTCTCATTCCCTTCTTTCCGAAATTGGAAGACAAATCCAATGCGGAACTCCACATATCGAATTCCATCCTCAGCAAGCTGTCCGAGCAACCGGAGCAGACAGGCACGGAAGATAGGCTCGTACATCAAGAGAGAGTCGAGGATGGGGAAAGTCTTTGTGAAGATAGACCAAATTGCATCTACTCCGTGGTGGTGATGATACGAATGCTCCGGCACTAGAACACATCGATTGTACAACCACTCTCGGAAGCCCTTTTCTCCCCCCCTGGGGAAAGAGGAAGCTGCCTTCTGGATCGAGATCAACGACGAGGCCTCGTATGTCTCTGACCAAATGCTTGGCTTGTCCTCGGACGCTTCTAGAGGCTGCGAGGAAAACTGGAAAATCACGGGTGCGTCTTCGTAATCCTTGTCTGTGATCAACGGCCTCGGCGCGAACATATGTATACCAGTTGTGGAAAATGCCTGATCAATCAGGAAATCAATGTCGAACATGGCGTCCATGTGGGCATGCAGAAGGGATCCCTTAGGCATCCTTTCCACGATTTTCCATAGTTTGGTCGTTTCCATGCGACCTTTGGCCAGATTGAACATAACACCCGGATAGAGGATCTCATCTGCCTGGTGGGCCAGATCCTCGTCCAATCCAGTTGACCACAGCTCGTTCTGTTCCTGGGCCCGGATCTGCGACACTATCTTCGTCGCCCGGGCGGCGATAGGTGATAGAGATTTGCGCAGATTTGCATCTACAAAAAAATGTCAGACATTGTTTTTGCAGTTGATTTGGGTGAGAAATATACCGTGACGTcgctttttttcttccatAATTAAAGCATCACGCCCTTTCAAATATTGTTGAATAAAGGGATCCTCAACTTGAGGTATGCCCTCCTCCAATTCCCATTCATTTTCTGTACTTGCCATGGTTTGAGGTGAGTCAAAAAGATAGGGTCATCGAGGCTTAAAAATTGATTGGATTGTCGGGAGGGGAAAGATACGCTCCCCGCCTTGTCCGTTTTCGTCCTCCGGTTGCCTGGTCATCCATTTTCAATTGTTCTTTTTATTGGCGCAGATTGGAAATGTCTTTGGGTCTAAATTGTGGACGAGGATGATCTATTCACCCGCATCTATATGTAGTCCAAAGTCATAAGCTGAATATTCGTCAAGGCCCCATTGGGTGATTTGATTTGCCCTCTATTGTTCCATTGTCTCCATTGCATTAACCACGTGGAACACATGCTCCATATATCCCAATCACGAACATCTAATCGCCAATACGGTAGTATTCTTAGCAGGGTGAAGTTGGGATTTGGCCCTTGATACGCTAGGACCCGGGCCCAATCTTCACGCATCGCCATGTGGCTGGGCGCCTTGCCACAGCACGCAGGACTAGGATGCCACGCTTTTGTCCCTCCATTACCTCGAGGTGCTGGAAGAGAAGGTCAAATTGTAACATCATTACGTGCTCTTTTCGGGACCAAAGGGGAGGGAAAGTGGTTATGATATCCCAACCACGCACCACCAGACTCTTTGTATAGAATCCTCATTTTTACCCATGCACGGGTAGGACTGCGGCAACGATTACAACGATTTCGGCAGTCAGACCGTAGATGAAGTTCCATGTGTGACATTCTGTCTGATCATGGGATCTTCGGACTATCTATTTCAAAATGATTCCGTAGTTGCGGAGGTCAGAATAGTGTTTCAAATGCCCGACAGCCGAAGACTTCCGACTTAGATGACCGTGGCGTTTCGATTCAAAGAACACGGTACTGAAGCATGGTGTCGTGATGAATATTGGGGCCATTCAGGCTGCTCCGCAAAGGTATCACCCATGGAAATGGACTTTCATGCTTGCATTCTTCTCGGTGTTCTTCCTTTAAAACATCCATACAGAGGCTGCATTGTCCTgatctgctttttttttttggtgcacATGTCCAGATTTTAAGCCTGTTGCTCACAATTTACTACTTTGAATCACCCATTCTGTCTTCAAAGTTTGTTTTGATACGAAGCGTCACGTCGTGAGATCTTCGATCCTTGGCGCCGTCATCTCGTCAGTACACTCACCAGTGCATCTGAGCTCCACTAAAAATTCCAATAGTTGTCGGAATCTCAGAATTTCTGGCCCGTCTTATCACACCGAATGTCTTTCCCCCCAAATCAGTCACACAACGGTGCAATTCTCTTCACGGAGAGAGATTCGCACCGAAGAGATAGGCAAATCTTTCACATCCTGTCATCAGACCAATTTGTTAAATCTTGGCACTCGACTACGTCTGTCCCAATCGCCACTATGTCGACAACTTCCGAAGAAAACTTGGGTTTCGACTCCGAAATCAGCGAGAACGAGATAGACATGGTTAGGCTGGTTCTCAAGCTGAAAGGCGCATCCAACTAGAGGGAATTGGAAGTGCAATTATCCATGACACTTCGCTTCAACATTCTTGTCGATGTGCAGTTGATCGGGGAATAAAATAAGATGTTCTACGCTCCTACCAACGAAGATCCATCTCATAGCAGCGCCAGAGTCCTACTTTTCAAAGAGACTCAGTGCAACACCGAAAAGTAGACCCTCAGTACAAAACCCGCCATCAAAGCTCACCCCATCCACACTGTCGCTTCCGCCTTAGAGCCACGGAAGCACCACGTAGATGGCGAAGAGAAATGGGTATTTAGCTTATGGCCGGGCCTTCCTATAATTCGTATCTATCCTGGGGCCTGGGGCTTCCTTAATGGCTCGTCATAGTGAAGCTTATCTTGAATGAAAAGACGTGTGCTAGAACCCATCACACACTGCTGTCTACCACCGGATTAAGATCTAAATTTGTCAACCTCGACCATGAAAGGAGAGATCCCCCACTCTTTTGTGCTCCGTTTCAAAAGAATTTTTGGGGACTTCACTGCTATTGTTGGAAAGATGACACTCATTCACGAGCTCTTCCACTTCCAGGGAGCAGTTATCGGCAACCCTCGGTGTCGTGTATTATTTATAAAAATTACGATCAATAAAGAAGACCTCGATTTGATGGACCAGGTCCACCAAGATTTTCTCGTGGTCGTGGAATTGCATCAGATAACTTCAATGTCCTAGTAATAATGAGGACCCAACAAGTGTTGGTCACGTTCTACGTGCTTCTTAGTGATGGTTCACCATGATGTATCGTATTTGTCTTCCTTTCAATTTCATTCTTGTTTCCTTTCCGTATTTTTCTAATTTCTATGTGACACCCAGGTGCGTTTCGATAGGTTTACTCCTCGTTCTCGCAGAGAACCTTGATCTGGCGTGTGGCGCGGTGGATCCCGTCCCAGCCAGGGCAACGTTGGCCTTAGTATGAGGTCTCGTTCTGTATTGCTACGTTGGAAAGGACGATGTTGCTTTTGGTCTTCATCCTGAATTGAGAAGGAACAAACTTTCCAACACAATACATTTGTCTTTACAGCTGTTGATCGACTGGTGgcgtttttgtttttggcaTTGCTGGCTTTTGCGAGTTTCTGTACAGACGCTTAGCTAGTTTCCCTGTCCTTGATGGTGCTTGATGAAAATGATCATCTGACCTCTCTCTGTTTGCTCTGCAGATATGTCGCTTCCTCTTTCAGCTAGGCAGGCTTCTTGTGAGGTTTAGATACTTATCTGAAACTGCTTTTTCCCTCTGCCTTTTCTAGTAGGTTTCTTCAAGGTCAGTGGGAGAAGCGAATAGAGAGATGTGAGCACATTCCGAGCCTTGTTTGAATTGCCAAATATTCTTCCATTTTTCCGCAACGACCTCCTAAATTTTGCCAGGGAAAGACATAAGATCCATAGTTACACCACGAACAGTCTTCTCCACAAATGAACATTTTTACTACCTCTACAAATAGCCAAGAAGACATCTTCAATGGCTCGTCCGCTGTGGGTGATAATATTGACTCATTCCTCAGTGTACGCTGGCAGTGGGTCTTTTCTGGAGTTCATTTTTCTTGGGTGACTGGTTagatatacaacataagtTGTTCAGCCACTGACCACTGGCCAGTGTCAGGTTCCGACAAACTTTAAAGCCTTAAGAGCATAAAGCGCTGTAGTGCCTGGGGCTCAGCTGCGGGGATTTGATCAGGTGGCTTAGATAGCTCAGTCTCCAGAGATAGTCTGACCAAAGATGTGGGTGGCCTGAGGTTAGAGTTGCCGGCAACTGACCACCCGTGGATGTGTCCAAATCATTCCATGGTTCACAATCTGCCTTCGCTCCGTGGGACCACGTGCTATTACATAACTACGTTTCTGCATCCATGGATGCTCAGGGCTTGCTCGGAGGGCTTCCGAAGTCACAAGTGATGAGCTGATAATCACAGAATGGTCTTCCAAGGGTTGGAATTTCTTGGAATTCACTCTAAACCACACATTTTTTCTGCCGCCAAGTTGTGTATTGTGAAGCGCCTATCTCTTTAAAATGGAGGATTATCTCTGAGGGCCAGACGTGTGTATCTCGGATCTTTACTGCTTATCGATTCGCACTGGTCTCCAATTTTTTTAACGCTAAACCAACCCCTTTTGAGGCAAGTTCAAACATCGGTGGAGCTCGAGAACAACACACAATGCAAGTCACGCACGTTGTTCACTAAGTATGTTCTAcatgactttttttttgcacgTTCAGCCTCCGATTCCTTGCTCAAACTCTCGTCTATCACGACCCCGGAGACACTAGTGAACTCTCCAAAGTCCTAGCTAGTGTCAACTCAGCGGAAAGACCTCGGGAAATTAAGCACACGACCCGACCCACATTGCTCCACAACTACC
Proteins encoded:
- a CDS encoding CECR1 family adenosine deaminase, putative — translated: MASTENEWELEEGIPQVEDPFIQQYLKGRDALIMEEKKRRHDANLRKSLSPIAARATKIVSQIRAQEQNELWSTGLDEDLAHQADEILYPGVMFNLAKGRMETTKLWKIVERMPKGSLLHAHMDAMFDIDFLIDQAFSTTGIHMFAPRPLITDKDYEDAPVIFQFSSQPLEASEDKPSIWSETYEASSLISIQKAASSFPRGGEKGFREWLYNRCVLVPEHSYHHHHGVDAIWSIFTKTFPILDSLLMYEPIFRACLLRLLGQLAEDGIRYVEFRIGFVFQFRKEGNEKPEVDYFEWCRVIEDVVAHFKQTDKGKDFYDPRVIWTTLRWFGNEAIVNSMKQCIETKQEFPDLISGFDLVGQEDNGRPLVDIVPVLFWFRKKCAEEGVDIPFFFHAGECLGDGDATDHNLFDAILLGTRRIGHAFSLYKHPLLIDLVKEKKILVECCPISNEVLRLASSIKSHPLPALLSRGVPVSLCNDDPAILGHGRNGLTHDFWQVLQGLENVDLVGLSMMAQNSIRWSCYEDESTAEWKAGIQNGVMGKGLKSERLRDFAADFEKFCEWIVLEFAEFDAGDD